Part of the Solanum pennellii chromosome 10, SPENNV200 genome is shown below.
TCTATTGCCAGAATTAAGCCTTTGAAACTCGAATTGAAACACAAATGTTGTGGGATTTTCAATAGTGATTGTGGATTTCAATTACGTAGGAAAAATGGGTTTATTGTGAAAGCTGAGAGTAGTGGAGTAGATTATGGGAACAGTGTTGATAAAGCTGAAATTGATGTTCGTGGAGAGAGCACAATGCCTGATAGATTCAGATACTTGAGTAAAGAAGCTCCTGATAAGCCTGTTAGATGGCCTTGGTTCATAGGTATATCAAAAAAACTCTATCATATGTACTTTTTGTAGGGAAAAAAACTGCCGCAAATAAAGTAGAATGGTTATAAATGATTCATATAGTTGACCCCAGAAGGCATaattgattgattgatatgtCTTTGAAACTAATCTTTTGGTAATTTGGCTTTGGTATTGCTGTATGAGAATTGAATTGCccttacaaaaagaaaagaagtcagcttttgtttttctgttttactttcttttgaTAACAGTGGTGTTTGGACTAGCTTGCTGGCAACTCGACTAGTTTCATGGTGTACCTGCTACCTTCCGCCAACAAAATggatataaatatatagtcgACCCCAAGCAGGcttagttgattgattgatatgtTTGTGAAACTAATCTTTTTACAGTCTGATTGTACTCTAGCtttttttttactgttttaCTTGGTTTGATGTTTCATGTGCTGTTGTTTGCTAGTGTAGTGATTAGGGAATTCGTAATGGGAACAGATGAAAGATATTGAGATGAGGATAGAGATCATCCTGTGCAATGCATGAAGTCTGAACGAATGCTGCTCTTATTTGAATGAAGGGGGGAAAATGTGATCTTTATAGAATGAATATTGTTATTTCCTTCCAGTAGTTCAATGGCTTAAGATAATAGCTTAATAATGGTAAACTAGGACTACCTATCCTCCTGTTTGATTCTGGTTAACTCTCATCTAAAATAGATTCTCGTCTCTTTATATTTAGTAAAGTAGCTGATATAAGAAAGGCACCAGAAGGAGAAATTGAACTTTACACAATTCCGGAAAACCATACACTAGTTAAAAGCGGTCTCAAAAGTCACTCTATAAAGCCATGTGCATGATACAATCCCATTCGTACCTGCTTTGACAGAATTGTTTCCTTGAGGATCTTTTTTCACAATTTACACTCTGTTCTAGGTGCCTCAGTTACCTTTCATTTTTGTACTAGATTTTTTGTGTTCTCGTTTTCTAAGGTTCATGAATAAACTACAAGACAGTCCACTTTCTTCAACAGCGCTGGATACACAGCAAATGTATTAATTTGTGCAATCAGTACGTATAGATAGATTCTTAAGTTTGAGAACTAGTTTAGATCTTGAGCCATGGGACAGGTGAACCATATACCTATAATATCATTTGACTGAGTACCTATTATTGAGTGGTATAATATGCATGATGACTGAGTTCCATAGAATCACAATCCCCCCCTCTCTTTCCCATTGAATGAGTATAGCTGCTGCTGAGTCGTTGGGTGATATTAGTGGTAGTGCAGCTACATTTTCGAACCTTCAGTAAGCAGGTCGCTATTCTCTTTATCTAATGAATGCCACAATATTTTGAACAATTCTTCAAAATTGATGAGGGTTTACTGTTATGTCTTTGTTTGGACTACATGATACCGTAAGCTgcttgataatatttttttattgatactAGTAGAAAGAAACCCAAGATACCACGTAGTTTTGGTGGAGAACTTGCTGGGAACACGTATCTACTGTTAGAGTATTGTGTACTTGTTAATCATTTGATTTTCTTACGATTCTCATTTGGGTAGTAAACCACATTCGTGTTCTGCACTTTTCATGTGTAGCTCTCTATTTATGAATAAGTGTTCCAGCTATAAACATAGAGTACTTCACTGACTCCGTAATTGTTGTCAATATGCAGCATTAGCCTTTCTTCTATATGCCTGGAGGACTGTCTTATGGGAACTGGGTAATTGGAAAAAGGCTGTGGATGCTGTCTTCCGATTTCTCGGTTACATCTCGAAACTTGCATTCGCTGTTGTATACTACTTCATAGGGGATCAGATCACAGCTGTAATTAGATTTATTGAATCATCAATTTATTCCATTCGAGCTTTCTACTCCAGTGTAATTGCATATGCACCAGTACAAGAGCTGACAACAATCATCATTTTGGCCTCTTGTGTTCTTGCTATTGGTGAAGCGGCAGCTCCAGATTCTGTGAACAGCCAACCGTACCTTCTTACAGCAGCTGGAATAATGGGATATGCTGCTGTGAGAGGTTATATTTCCGAGCTGTTCTTTTGGTTTATACTCTTAGGCTTGTTTCTCTTTGCTcgatttatcaaaaaaagagATTATGTGTCTTCCGCAATGCCTGCTGCTGCTGCATTAGCTGCTGTGGGAGAACCTTGGGTTAGACTGGTAGTAATGGTCTCTTACGCTGCTTTGGCCATTCTGCAATACTCTAAAACACCTTTGAATAAAAGTGAAGGGGAAACTACCGGTGCAGTTAGGAAGGTCCCGGTTCCTCTGATATGTGCTGCATTGGCCATTGGTGTCCGACTTGCTGCAAAATGGGCTGGTTATCGACATTTGACTTGGATGATCGTTTGACATGCAACAAGCTTGCCCCCTTTTCGAGCTGGTAGAGCATATTTAGTTGTTAGTTTCTACAGTGAGAGCATGTTCTCTCATTTGGCAGAATTGCTTGTTGTTTCTCTTTTTATTGCCTGTCCAGTTCTTTTTGTACAACTTAGAgcttattttctttcaaattttgctCTTGACTGTACTAAAGTTGTAATCTTTGTTGCCTTCtacatatatgaaatttctcaattttgagTTCTGTTACAGTTTTGGTCCAGTCGTACCATTGTTTTTAGCAAATCGCATCGTATTCATCATTGTCATTAATGGAAACTTCAACATGAAACAGATGAACTTCACGTGTCCAACTTATTCGAGAAAAAaggttaaattttattttttcggtGGGATTATTTTATGCCACCTTCTATATGGGATAATATCCACCAtggtataaaataatttttgggatCAGCtaatatctcaaataaaaaatgggATAAATTAATCCCAAATTTTATTTCGAGTTATTACCTTTATTCCACATGTCAAATGACcctattatatttcatttttaattcggacaagggcctaaaatatccttaaaatattgaaaatggtacaaaattaccttcATCCACCTgttggctccaaaatatccttgtcatccaccttgtgttcaaaattgaccactttttaaattgttttaaaattaaactttttaaatattttttaaaatacttggcgttcaattattgattataattataatttattaatataatttataaaccaaaacactacacactcattactaactaaacctcacccaattaataattcaattataatatcaaaatcgtcataaacactactaaaacacgatgaaattatagatttctgaaaatgacattcaaaattattcgagtccgaatcggagccccaattaaatttaggttgagccgcttatttaggaggacactttctttcaaaataga
Proteins encoded:
- the LOC107031841 gene encoding uncharacterized protein LOC107031841, whose product is MSITLSFFSSSVPTLKKTHKISSNFPSNALSHNQILDFPSSIARIKPLKLELKHKCCGIFNSDCGFQLRRKNGFIVKAESSGVDYGNSVDKAEIDVRGESTMPDRFRYLSKEAPDKPVRWPWFIALAFLLYAWRTVLWELGNWKKAVDAVFRFLGYISKLAFAVVYYFIGDQITAVIRFIESSIYSIRAFYSSVIAYAPVQELTTIIILASCVLAIGEAAAPDSVNSQPYLLTAAGIMGYAAVRGYISELFFWFILLGLFLFARFIKKRDYVSSAMPAAAALAAVGEPWVRLVVMVSYAALAILQYSKTPLNKSEGETTGAVRKVPVPLICAALAIGVRLAAKWAGYRHLTWMIV